One Leuconostoc mesenteroides subsp. mesenteroides ATCC 8293 genomic window, TCGTTTTGGTATTTTATAATGCGCAATACGCTCTCGACCGAATTGAATTAAAGCATCTTTTTTCAATTCTTCACCCAAAACGATAGCTATTGGCACTGAACCCCACTTTTGATCCGACACCCCGACGACGACTATTTTATTTAATCCTGGGTATTCTGCGTAAATATCTTCAACTTCATTGGGAAAAATATTCTCACCACCTGAATTTATCATATCACCTTCACGCCCTTGGACAAACAAATATCCTTCAGCATCCAAATAACCATAATCTTCAGTATTAAACCAACCATCTATCATATGTTCAGCTAGTTTATCTGGTTGATTGAGATATCCTGTCGTTAGCGTTGGTGATTGAATCCAAATATTCCCTTGCTGGGACACTTTTCCAGCATGATCAGCAATTTTTAAACGAACTGGAAATAATGGTTTCCCCACAGAACCCACTTTTTGAACCGCATCTTTTGCATCAAGCGCCACAATTTGCGAGGCAGTCTCTGTCATGCCATACGATTGAATGACAGGAATTTGGTGAAGCTGTGCCTGTTTCAATGTTACAAGGTCTGTTGGTCCACCGCCAAGAAGCATTGACCGAAAATGATTATTATAATGAGCACCTTTTGGTAGGTCAGCAACTAACTGTTTTAACATCACTGGAACGACTGATATAGCAGTAATCGATTGTTCAATCAACAGTTCATTAATCTGATGGGCATCAAATTTAGATTGTAAGACCACGCGCATACCATAAATTAATCCACGCATAATGATCGAAAATCCACTAATGTGGAAGATAGGTACAACAGCTAACCAACTATCATCAGATGTTAATCCTAAATTCAAAGCACTCCCCATCGCAGAATAGAAATGGTTTTGATATGTTTGCATAACACCCTTGGCTTTACTCGTTGTACCCGAAGTATACATGATACTTGTCACAAAGTCTTCAGGAAAAGTTTCAATTGGTGTTATCTTTTGCTGTGTGGACAAATCACTGAACTTAATTTGCTTATCAATACTTAGCTCGCTCATGTAATCATCATCTGTTAAAACAGTTGTCACACCCGCATCTGCAAGCTGATAATTAATTTCTGCTACTGATAAACGCCAGTTTATAAAAACGATGGTCTTGCCAAGTTGCTGCAAAGCCATAATCACCAAGTATCCCGTGAGCGTATTATTCATTATCAATGCCACGCGAGAATTATCTTGGGTAACTTTCGCAATTTTTTTGGCCATATTGTGTGCTTGGTCAGCCACTTCTTGAAATGTTAATTGTTTATTTTTATACTGTACGGCGATCCGATTCGGCGTAAGCCGTGCACGTTTTGTAAGCCAGTTTTCCATTTTTATATCATACCGCAGAATTTCTTTGAAAACAAAAATGTTGCTGTGTCACAAATATTGGTTTTATGGCTAAAATTACTCAACCTGAGCTTCAATTCCTAATTCTGAGACTGCGTTGAGATAGTCATCGTCAGAGATTTCATCTGTCGTACGCAATAGATGGAAAGTCCCGCCCATATTTTTAGTCACGAGATGCGCATCGTTAACCCCATTGCGCTTATAAAAATCATATCGTTTCACACGTTGCATTTCATTATCTGCCTGTTGGCCTGTGATTTCTGATTCTAATATTACCCCATTTGGGTACTGCTCTTTTAATGCAGCAATTGTTTTACTCCCAATCCCTCTTCCACGAATATTCGCATCAACGGCAAAATAGAGCACAAATACTTTTTGTGCTGATATTTCAACCAATAACAAAATACCAACTGGTTGTTCATCAACAACTAAAGCCATCTTAACGGGTTCTTTTGTCTTAGCCAGCTGAGCTAACTGCATAAAATCAAGGCGTTCATATTCTGGAAATGATTGCATATAAATGTCTTGCCAATAAGCTTTATCCTCTTCGGTTACGTTAACAATTTTTATCATTAGAATGATCTCCATGTACATAGTAGCGATTGTTCTCATTTTATCATAATTCAAAGAAAGATAGGTCTACGCTATTTAAAATAAAAAACGCACCAAGCGTATCAACTTAAAGTAACACTTTTTTGATCTGCCTTAGTGTATTTTTTATGATGATGGTTCAAATTATTTGTTCTTTATCAGCTAATTTAAACACGTGCCAAATAGTAATCGCAACGACCCATGCGATAACAAACAATGCGACCAGTATGACGCCCATCTGGTTAAAATCTAGCGAAGCCGCCCATCGTGTCAATGCGTTGTTCCAATTAAACATAACGCTAAATGACTGAACAAAATCAATAAATCCAATAAATCCGGCTGCCATTATAGAAATCCCTGTAATTGTTAAATTGTAATACACTTTACGATAAGGTGATGAAAATACCCAACGATACGTCGTACTCATAAAAAAACCATCAATGGTATCCATCAAACACATACCAGCAGTAAATAATAACGGAAAAGCTAATGTTGCATACCAGGGAACTCCCGCATTTGCAGCTGTGGCAGATGTTGCTAATACCGCAATCTGAGTAGCAGTATCAAAACCTAATCCGAAAAGAAATCCAACAATTGCTACTTGCCAGTTATGCTTAATCATTCCTAATAGTTTCAAAAATAAACGATAAATCTTAGATGAATTGATTTGGTCATCTGTACCTGCTCTGGTATGATGATTACGCATAGCGACAAACTTCACCCAGATATCATGCAAGATAACACTATTCACGATGGCCAACATCATCAACATGGTAGCTGCAATAAGTGTTCCTAAGGCGCCTCCTATTTGCTCAAAAATAGGCATAGAATGTTTTGCCCATTCTACAAACAGAACGGTTACCAATGCCATCAACACCACAACCATTGAATGTCCAAATGAAAAACTAAAACCAACGCCGCGTGTATTTTTACCATCATTAAGCATCTTGCGTGTCATGTTGTCAATTGCTGCAATATGATCCACATCAAAAGCATGCCGCAATCCCATTGTGAAGGAAAGATAGGCTATCGCTATCATTTCAGGATATTGTGTAGCACTTGTCATTAACAACAGCATTCCCGATACCAAAAAAAGAATAATTATTGCCCCATAGCGTATCGCATCGGACTGAATAGTTGCTTGTTTTTTTATATTTAACATCATAAATTTTTCTCCCTTTTTGCTGTAGAAATAAGATTATCACAGCACCTGTTATTGCGTA contains:
- a CDS encoding o-succinylbenzoate--CoA ligase, yielding MENWLTKRARLTPNRIAVQYKNKQLTFQEVADQAHNMAKKIAKVTQDNSRVALIMNNTLTGYLVIMALQQLGKTIVFINWRLSVAEINYQLADAGVTTVLTDDDYMSELSIDKQIKFSDLSTQQKITPIETFPEDFVTSIMYTSGTTSKAKGVMQTYQNHFYSAMGSALNLGLTSDDSWLAVVPIFHISGFSIIMRGLIYGMRVVLQSKFDAHQINELLIEQSITAISVVPVMLKQLVADLPKGAHYNNHFRSMLLGGGPTDLVTLKQAQLHQIPVIQSYGMTETASQIVALDAKDAVQKVGSVGKPLFPVRLKIADHAGKVSQQGNIWIQSPTLTTGYLNQPDKLAEHMIDGWFNTEDYGYLDAEGYLFVQGREGDMINSGGENIFPNEVEDIYAEYPGLNKIVVVGVSDQKWGSVPIAIVLGEELKKDALIQFGRERIAHYKIPKRFYLAQSWHTTASGKTQRKPFLAELERLKELI
- a CDS encoding GNAT family N-acetyltransferase, with the translated sequence MIKIVNVTEEDKAYWQDIYMQSFPEYERLDFMQLAQLAKTKEPVKMALVVDEQPVGILLLVEISAQKVFVLYFAVDANIRGRGIGSKTIAALKEQYPNGVILESEITGQQADNEMQRVKRYDFYKRNGVNDAHLVTKNMGGTFHLLRTTDEISDDDYLNAVSELGIEAQVE
- a CDS encoding HoxN/HupN/NixA family nickel/cobalt transporter, coding for MMLNIKKQATIQSDAIRYGAIIILFLVSGMLLLMTSATQYPEMIAIAYLSFTMGLRHAFDVDHIAAIDNMTRKMLNDGKNTRGVGFSFSFGHSMVVVLMALVTVLFVEWAKHSMPIFEQIGGALGTLIAATMLMMLAIVNSVILHDIWVKFVAMRNHHTRAGTDDQINSSKIYRLFLKLLGMIKHNWQVAIVGFLFGLGFDTATQIAVLATSATAANAGVPWYATLAFPLLFTAGMCLMDTIDGFFMSTTYRWVFSSPYRKVYYNLTITGISIMAAGFIGFIDFVQSFSVMFNWNNALTRWAASLDFNQMGVILVALFVIAWVVAITIWHVFKLADKEQII